One Spiribacter halobius DNA segment encodes these proteins:
- a CDS encoding sensor histidine kinase, with protein sequence MLLLSLYLLTAATENSARFGRLYVWLLLLNGVVLVALVGLISHNLWRLLRGLRERQVGSRLTARLMALFVLLAVVPGLVVYSFSMQFLQSGVDSWFDVRVEEALDDALALSQASLDQRMRDMLQRVEEAADALADVPDGMVALTLGDLRARTGASELTLLGDNGRIIAASSLDTEDILPHRPEDEILLQLRQGRPYVGLDPIENAGLHIRALVPAPNPDSPSSNRVLQALFPVSPRIDDLAEDVQQAFSEYRELSYLREPLKDSFVLTLSLVLLLSLLFAVWSAFYLARRLVAPISGLAEGTRAVAEGEYGTQLPPAGNDELGFLVRSFNDMSRRVAQVRDAARRGQVMVEAQRAYLETVLARLSSGVLALDREGGLRTHNQAAATILSVPLADAVGQPLSALEGAHPDFAPFARLVEAHREAGDSEWREELTLDTSEGRRVLMCSGAALPGGPSSGGHVIVFDDVTTLIQAQRDAAWGEVARRLAHEIRNPLTPIQLSAERLQHKFADRLDGQDAEFLERATRTIIHQVDTMKAMVKAFSEYARPPVLDLQAVDLNALIQDVVELYRGEREQPQFSLALDPALPRLNADPGRLRQLLNNLIRNALEAAPPEQPCRVTLATRRGEGRYADQVELRVRDNGPGFSDEVMSQLFEPYVTTKARGTGLGLPIVKKIVEEHNGVISARNVAGGAQITVRFPALAVRGLAAGGRRAGSGERT encoded by the coding sequence ATGCTGCTGCTGTCGCTGTACCTGCTGACGGCCGCCACCGAGAACTCGGCCCGCTTCGGGCGCCTCTACGTCTGGCTGCTGCTGCTGAACGGCGTCGTGCTGGTGGCGCTGGTGGGGCTTATCAGCCACAACCTGTGGCGCCTGCTGCGGGGGCTGCGGGAGCGCCAGGTGGGCAGTCGCCTCACGGCCCGGCTGATGGCGCTGTTCGTGCTGCTGGCCGTGGTCCCGGGGCTCGTGGTCTACAGCTTCTCCATGCAGTTCCTGCAGAGCGGCGTCGACAGCTGGTTCGACGTGCGCGTCGAGGAGGCCCTGGACGACGCCCTGGCCCTGTCCCAGGCCTCCCTCGACCAGCGCATGCGCGACATGCTCCAGCGCGTGGAGGAGGCGGCGGACGCCCTGGCGGACGTCCCCGACGGCATGGTGGCCCTGACCCTGGGCGATCTGCGGGCGCGCACCGGGGCCTCGGAGCTCACCCTGCTCGGCGACAACGGCCGCATCATCGCCGCCAGCAGCCTGGATACCGAGGACATCCTCCCGCACCGGCCGGAGGACGAGATCCTCCTGCAGCTGCGCCAGGGTCGGCCCTATGTCGGTCTCGACCCGATCGAGAACGCGGGCCTGCACATTCGGGCCCTGGTGCCGGCGCCGAACCCCGACAGCCCCAGCAGCAACCGTGTGCTGCAGGCGCTGTTCCCGGTCTCGCCGCGCATCGACGACCTGGCGGAGGATGTGCAGCAGGCCTTCAGCGAGTACCGCGAGCTCTCCTACCTACGCGAGCCGCTCAAGGACAGCTTCGTGCTGACCCTGTCCCTGGTGCTGCTGCTGTCGCTGCTGTTTGCGGTGTGGTCCGCGTTCTACCTGGCGCGGCGCCTTGTGGCGCCCATCAGCGGGCTGGCCGAGGGCACCCGGGCCGTGGCGGAAGGCGAGTACGGCACCCAGCTCCCCCCGGCCGGCAACGACGAGCTCGGCTTCCTGGTGCGCTCCTTCAACGACATGAGCCGCCGCGTGGCCCAGGTCCGGGATGCCGCCCGGCGCGGGCAGGTGATGGTGGAGGCCCAGCGTGCCTATCTGGAGACGGTGCTCGCGCGGCTGTCCTCCGGCGTGCTGGCGCTGGACCGCGAGGGTGGGCTGCGCACCCACAATCAGGCGGCGGCCACCATCCTCTCCGTGCCCCTCGCCGACGCCGTGGGCCAGCCCCTGAGCGCGCTGGAGGGCGCGCATCCGGACTTTGCCCCGTTCGCCCGGCTGGTGGAGGCGCACCGCGAGGCCGGGGATTCGGAATGGCGCGAGGAGCTCACCCTCGATACCAGCGAAGGCCGGCGCGTGCTCATGTGCAGCGGCGCGGCCCTGCCCGGGGGGCCGAGCAGCGGCGGCCACGTGATCGTCTTCGACGATGTCACCACCCTCATCCAGGCTCAGCGCGATGCCGCCTGGGGCGAGGTGGCGCGGCGCCTCGCCCACGAGATCCGCAACCCGCTCACCCCCATTCAGCTCTCCGCCGAGCGACTGCAGCACAAGTTCGCCGACCGCCTAGACGGCCAGGATGCCGAGTTCCTGGAGCGGGCCACGCGCACGATCATCCATCAGGTGGACACCATGAAGGCCATGGTCAAGGCCTTCTCCGAGTACGCGCGCCCGCCGGTGCTGGACCTGCAGGCAGTGGACCTCAACGCCCTGATCCAGGACGTGGTCGAGCTCTATCGCGGCGAGCGCGAGCAGCCCCAGTTCAGCCTCGCCCTCGACCCGGCGCTGCCGCGCCTGAACGCCGATCCCGGCCGGCTGCGCCAGCTGCTCAACAACCTCATCCGCAACGCCCTGGAGGCGGCGCCGCCGGAGCAGCCCTGCCGGGTGACGCTGGCGACGCGCCGCGGCGAGGGCCGTTACGCCGACCAGGTGGAGCTGCGGGTGCGCGACAACGGCCCCGGATTCTCGGACGAGGTGATGAGCCAGCTGTTCGAGCCCTACGTCACCACCAAGGCGCGCGGGACCGGGCTCGGCCTGCCGATCGTCAAGAAGATCGTCGAGGAGCACAATGGGGTGATATCGGCGCGCAACGTCGCCGGCGGGGCCCAGATCACCGTGCGCTTTCCCGCGCTGGCCGTGCGCGGCCTGGCGGCGGGCGGGCGCCGTGCCGGTTCAGGGGAGCGGACATGA
- a CDS encoding sigma-54-dependent transcriptional regulator, giving the protein MTTSHVLVVDDEPDIRELVQEILEDEGYEVATADSAAAARQARRRRRPDLVLLDIWMPHEDGITLLKEWAGEHGPDFPVVMISGHGTVETAVEATRLGAVDFVEKPLSMGKLLVTVQEALARGRRSGVAASQAVIEPVGHSQVMRGLRERAARVAASDSWVLISGEAGSGRKCLARYLHSLSPRAQGPLVELAAGAIAGDGAAEELFGRERPGTPEHPGRLEAARGGTLILDEVADLDAEAQTRLISAIEAGRFQRVGGTAEIALDLRLIALTRHDLAEEVRAGRFREDLYYQLSVVPMEMPPLRQHVEDIPELLSFYVDRLVDQEHLPYRRFSVAAQNRLRNHAWPGNVRELRNLVQRLLVLGEGVEIGVDEVERALGETTAEGESGSEWPPELSLDLPLREAREAFERTYLQHQLKRAEGSVAQLARLTGMERTHLYRKLRALGIDPKEGA; this is encoded by the coding sequence ATGACCACGAGCCATGTTCTGGTGGTGGACGACGAGCCGGACATCCGCGAGCTCGTCCAGGAGATCCTCGAGGATGAGGGCTACGAGGTGGCTACCGCCGACAGCGCGGCGGCCGCCCGCCAGGCGCGTCGCCGCCGGCGGCCGGACCTGGTGCTGCTGGACATCTGGATGCCCCACGAGGACGGCATCACCCTGCTCAAGGAGTGGGCCGGCGAGCACGGGCCCGACTTCCCGGTGGTGATGATCTCCGGCCACGGCACGGTGGAGACGGCAGTGGAGGCGACCCGACTCGGGGCCGTGGACTTCGTCGAGAAGCCCCTGTCCATGGGCAAGCTGCTGGTGACGGTGCAGGAGGCGCTGGCCCGCGGGCGGCGCAGCGGTGTCGCCGCGAGCCAGGCGGTGATCGAGCCGGTGGGCCACAGCCAGGTGATGCGCGGCCTGCGCGAGCGCGCCGCGCGGGTGGCGGCGAGCGACAGCTGGGTGCTGATCTCCGGCGAGGCCGGCAGCGGGCGCAAGTGCCTCGCGCGCTACCTGCACAGCCTGAGCCCGCGCGCCCAGGGCCCGCTGGTGGAGCTCGCCGCCGGCGCCATCGCGGGGGATGGGGCGGCAGAGGAGCTCTTCGGGCGCGAGCGTCCGGGGACGCCGGAGCATCCCGGGCGGCTCGAGGCAGCCCGCGGCGGCACGCTCATCCTGGACGAGGTGGCAGACCTGGACGCCGAGGCGCAGACCCGGCTCATCTCGGCCATCGAGGCCGGGCGCTTCCAGCGCGTGGGCGGCACCGCGGAGATCGCCCTGGATCTGCGGCTGATCGCCCTCACCCGCCACGATCTGGCCGAGGAGGTGCGCGCCGGGCGCTTCCGCGAGGACCTCTACTACCAGCTGAGCGTGGTGCCGATGGAGATGCCGCCGCTACGCCAGCACGTGGAGGATATCCCGGAGCTGCTGAGCTTCTACGTGGATCGGCTGGTGGATCAGGAGCACCTGCCCTACCGGCGGTTCTCGGTGGCGGCGCAGAACCGGCTACGCAACCATGCCTGGCCGGGCAACGTGCGCGAGCTGCGCAATCTGGTGCAGCGCCTGCTGGTGCTGGGCGAGGGCGTCGAGATCGGCGTGGACGAGGTGGAGCGCGCCCTCGGCGAGACCACCGCCGAGGGCGAGTCCGGCAGCGAGTGGCCACCGGAGCTCTCCCTCGACCTACCCCTGCGCGAGGCCCGCGAGGCCTTCGAGCGCACCTACCTGCAGCACCAGCTGAAACGCGCCGAGGGCAGCGTCGCCCAGCTCGCGCGCCTCACCGGCATGGAGCGCACCCATCTCTACCGCAAGCTCCGCGCGCTGGGCATCGATCCGAAGGAGGGGGCGTGA
- the trkA gene encoding Trk system potassium transporter TrkA: MKIIILGAGQVGSTVAQNLTSEDNDITVVDTDAGVLQELQDRLDLRTVTGSATYPDVLVRAGVDDADMIIAVTDSDEANMVACQVADTMFHTPTKIARVRAVEYLACPQLFSPDALPIDVLISPEQLVTQYVKRLIEHPGALQVLDFADGKVRLVGVRAYYGGPLVGQELRTLREHMPGVQTRVAAIFRRGSAIIPEGDTVIEAGDEVFFVAARKNIRAVMSELRRLEKPVKRLMLAGGGNIGKRLAQAMEGRYQVKIIERSLPRCRAIADDLKKTIVLRGDAADEDLLLEENIENTDVFCALTNDDEANILSAMLAKRRGARVVMALINRPAYVDLVQSSEDIDVAISPQQATIGSLLAHIRRGDVVNVHSLRRGAAEAIEAIAHGDAGSSSVVGRRIDEIRLPRGTTIGAIVRGDQVLMAHHDTVIEPEDHVILFLVDKSRLADVEKLFQVGVTFI, from the coding sequence ATGAAAATCATCATCCTGGGCGCTGGTCAGGTCGGAAGCACTGTGGCTCAGAACCTGACCAGCGAAGACAACGACATCACCGTGGTGGATACCGATGCCGGGGTGCTGCAGGAGCTGCAGGACCGGCTCGATCTGCGCACGGTCACCGGCAGTGCCACCTATCCGGACGTGCTGGTCCGCGCCGGGGTCGATGACGCGGACATGATCATCGCCGTCACCGACTCCGACGAGGCGAACATGGTCGCCTGCCAGGTGGCGGACACTATGTTCCACACGCCCACCAAGATCGCCCGCGTGCGCGCGGTGGAGTATCTCGCCTGCCCGCAGCTGTTCTCCCCCGACGCCCTGCCCATCGACGTGCTGATCAGCCCCGAGCAGCTGGTCACCCAGTACGTCAAGCGCCTGATCGAGCATCCCGGCGCACTGCAGGTGCTGGACTTCGCCGACGGCAAGGTGCGCCTGGTGGGCGTGCGCGCCTACTACGGCGGGCCGCTGGTGGGTCAGGAGCTGCGCACGCTGCGCGAGCACATGCCGGGGGTGCAGACCCGCGTAGCCGCGATCTTCCGCCGCGGCAGCGCCATCATCCCGGAGGGTGACACCGTCATCGAGGCGGGCGACGAGGTGTTCTTCGTCGCCGCGCGCAAGAACATCCGCGCGGTGATGAGCGAGCTGCGGCGGCTGGAGAAGCCGGTCAAGCGCCTGATGCTCGCCGGCGGCGGCAACATCGGCAAGCGCCTCGCCCAGGCCATGGAGGGGCGCTACCAGGTGAAGATCATCGAGCGCAGCCTGCCGCGCTGCCGCGCCATTGCCGACGACCTCAAGAAGACCATCGTCCTGCGTGGCGACGCCGCCGACGAGGACCTGCTGCTCGAGGAGAACATCGAGAACACGGACGTCTTCTGCGCGCTCACCAACGACGACGAGGCCAATATCCTCTCCGCCATGCTCGCCAAGCGCCGCGGCGCGCGGGTGGTGATGGCGCTGATCAACCGCCCGGCCTACGTCGATCTGGTGCAGTCCAGCGAGGACATCGACGTCGCCATCTCGCCGCAGCAGGCGACCATCGGCAGCCTGCTGGCGCACATCCGCCGCGGTGACGTGGTCAACGTGCACAGCCTGCGCCGCGGCGCCGCCGAGGCCATCGAAGCCATTGCCCACGGCGATGCCGGCAGCTCCTCGGTGGTGGGGCGGCGCATCGACGAGATCCGCCTGCCGCGGGGTACCACCATCGGCGCCATCGTCCGCGGTGACCAGGTGCTGATGGCGCATCACGACACGGTCATCGAGCCCGAGGACCACGTCATCCTGTTCCTGGTGGACAAGAGCCGCCTCGCCGATGTCGAGAAGCTCTTCCAGGTGGGCGTGACGTTTATCTAA
- a CDS encoding TrkH family potassium uptake protein, whose translation MHLDAVQRVLGVLLMVFSITMLPPALVSLAAGDGVYEAFLITFAVLLAMGGLLWLPVRRSRRELRTRDGFFIVAMFWIVLGAAGALPLLIDQESTLAPVDALFESISGLTTTGATAIVGIDDLPLSVRYYRQQLQWLGGMGIIILAVAILPMLGIGGMQLYRAELPGPVKDAKLTPRIAQTAKALWYIYIGLTVVCALAYWLAGMTPFDAVGHAFSTIATGGFSTHDESIGYFDSPLIQMIAVVFMLISAVNYSLHFMVWRRRSTEPWRSDPELRVFLGVVVVMTVLILGGLLIYQAAHDLPRGETWHHAIFQVVSFATTTGYTSVPHYTWPAFLPVLLLFLAFMGGCANSTSGGLKVVRVLLLWRQGSREIMRLIHPQAQIPVKIGARPVNERVIDAVWGFFATYVVLFTVLMLTLMAMGLDQVTAFSATASGLNNLGPALGDVAANFAAVGAGPKLVMCVAMIMGRLEIFTLLVLFTPAFWRR comes from the coding sequence ATGCATCTCGACGCCGTCCAGCGTGTGCTCGGCGTGCTGCTGATGGTGTTCAGCATCACCATGCTGCCGCCGGCGCTGGTGTCGCTGGCGGCGGGTGATGGCGTCTACGAGGCGTTCCTGATCACCTTCGCGGTGCTGCTGGCCATGGGCGGCCTGCTCTGGCTGCCGGTGCGCCGCTCGCGCCGGGAGCTGCGCACGCGGGACGGCTTCTTCATCGTCGCCATGTTCTGGATCGTGCTCGGCGCTGCCGGCGCCCTGCCGCTGCTGATCGACCAGGAATCGACGCTGGCGCCGGTGGACGCCCTGTTCGAGAGCATTTCGGGGCTCACCACCACCGGGGCGACGGCCATCGTCGGCATCGACGATCTGCCGCTGTCGGTCCGCTACTACCGCCAGCAGCTGCAGTGGCTCGGCGGCATGGGGATCATCATCCTCGCGGTGGCCATCCTGCCCATGCTCGGCATCGGCGGCATGCAGCTCTATCGCGCAGAGCTTCCGGGGCCGGTGAAGGACGCGAAGCTCACCCCGCGCATCGCGCAGACGGCGAAGGCGCTCTGGTACATCTACATCGGCCTGACGGTGGTCTGCGCCCTGGCCTACTGGCTTGCGGGCATGACGCCCTTCGATGCCGTGGGCCATGCCTTCAGCACCATCGCCACCGGTGGTTTCTCCACCCACGACGAGAGCATCGGCTACTTCGACAGCCCACTGATCCAGATGATCGCCGTGGTGTTCATGCTCATCTCGGCGGTCAACTACTCGCTGCATTTCATGGTCTGGCGCCGCCGCAGCACCGAGCCCTGGCGCAGCGACCCGGAGCTGCGCGTGTTTCTGGGCGTGGTGGTGGTCATGACCGTGCTGATCCTGGGCGGGCTGCTGATCTACCAGGCCGCCCACGACCTGCCCCGGGGGGAGACCTGGCATCACGCCATCTTCCAGGTGGTCTCCTTCGCCACCACCACCGGCTACACCAGCGTGCCCCACTACACCTGGCCCGCGTTCCTGCCCGTGCTGCTGCTGTTCCTGGCCTTCATGGGGGGCTGCGCCAACTCCACCTCGGGCGGGCTCAAGGTGGTGCGCGTGCTGCTGCTCTGGCGGCAGGGCTCGCGCGAGATCATGCGGCTGATCCACCCCCAGGCGCAGATTCCGGTGAAGATCGGCGCCCGCCCGGTGAACGAGCGGGTGATCGACGCGGTGTGGGGGTTCTTCGCCACCTACGTGGTGCTGTTCACCGTGCTGATGCTCACCCTGATGGCCATGGGGCTTGATCAGGTCACGGCCTTCTCGGCCACGGCCTCGGGCCTCAACAACCTCGGCCCTGCCCTCGGCGACGTCGCCGCCAACTTCGCCGCCGTCGGCGCCGGCCCCAAGCTCGTGATGTGCGTGGCGATGATCATGGGGCGGCTGGAGATCTTCACCCTGCTCGTGCTGTTCACCCCCGCCTTCTGGCGCCGCTGA
- a CDS encoding tetratricopeptide repeat protein, producing the protein MNIEALEKMIARGQDSAMLRLTLGNAYAKAGDAEAAIGHLRQAVALDPGYSAAWRALGRLQLRGGDEAAALETFRQGLAAAREKGDMQVVRELEVRVRRLEGKSRDE; encoded by the coding sequence ATGAACATAGAGGCGCTGGAAAAAATGATCGCCCGCGGGCAGGACAGCGCCATGCTGCGGCTGACGCTGGGTAATGCCTACGCCAAGGCCGGCGATGCCGAGGCGGCGATCGGGCATCTGCGTCAGGCGGTGGCGCTGGATCCGGGCTACTCGGCGGCCTGGCGGGCGCTTGGCAGGCTGCAGCTGCGGGGTGGCGACGAGGCCGCCGCCCTCGAGACATTCCGGCAGGGGCTCGCCGCAGCCCGGGAGAAGGGCGACATGCAGGTGGTGCGCGAGCTGGAGGTGCGGGTGCGGCGGCTGGAGGGGAAGTCGAGGGACGAGTAG
- the dtd gene encoding D-aminoacyl-tRNA deacylase, with amino-acid sequence MIGLLQRVSEASVRVGGETVGAIGPGLLVLVGVQRGDDERAAARLLERLLGYRVFPDAAGRMNLSLADTGHGLLLVPQFTLAADTRKGTRASFTPAAPPAEAERLFTVLAERAHAAHAPVAAGRFGADMQVSLVNDGPVTFWLEAPPRP; translated from the coding sequence ATGATCGGACTGTTGCAGCGGGTCAGCGAGGCAAGCGTGCGTGTCGGCGGTGAGACCGTCGGCGCCATCGGCCCGGGGCTGCTGGTGCTGGTGGGGGTGCAGCGCGGTGACGACGAGCGCGCCGCTGCACGGCTTCTGGAGCGCCTGCTCGGCTATCGGGTGTTTCCGGATGCGGCCGGGCGGATGAATCTCTCCCTGGCCGATACGGGGCACGGGCTGCTGCTGGTGCCGCAGTTCACGCTGGCGGCGGACACCCGCAAGGGGACCCGCGCGAGCTTTACCCCGGCGGCCCCGCCGGCGGAGGCCGAGCGCCTCTTCACCGTGCTCGCCGAGCGCGCCCATGCCGCCCATGCCCCGGTGGCCGCGGGGCGCTTCGGCGCGGACATGCAGGTCAGCCTCGTCAACGACGGCCCGGTCACCTTCTGGCTCGAGGCCCCGCCGCGACCTTGA